In a genomic window of Rhododendron vialii isolate Sample 1 chromosome 12a, ASM3025357v1:
- the LOC131309626 gene encoding LOB domain-containing protein 27-like: protein MSLTGDTTTLQPPCAACKHQRRECANDCPLAPYFPPHQPKTFRNVHRLFHVASVMKALRLGPTQRAEAMKSIIYQADMREKFPVHGCLGVIRRLEHQTELALEELRDVRSQLARYQMTSAHDYSSYPDSDSSETELPKV from the exons atGAGCCTCACTGGTGACACAACCACCCTCCAACCACCTTGCGCCGCGTGCAAGCACCAAAGGAGGGAGTGCGCCAACGATTGCCCACTCGCGCCCTACTTCCCCCCTCACCAACCCAAGACCTTCCGAAACGTCCACCGGCTCTTCCATGTCGCCAGCGTCATGAAAGCACTCCGACTGGGCCCGACTCAGAGGGCCGAGGCCATGAAATCCATCATCTACCAGGCCGACATGCGCGAGAAATTCCCCGTCCACGGTTGCCTTGGTGTAATCCGCCGTCTCGAGCATCAGACGGAGTTGGCCCTCGAAGAACTCCGCGATGTTCGTTCACAGCTTGCGCGTTATCAGATGACATCCG CGCATGATTACTCCTCCTACCCTGACAGTGACAGTTCAGAGACCGAACTTCCAAAAGTTTGA